The sequence below is a genomic window from Ciona intestinalis chromosome 1, KH, whole genome shotgun sequence.
AACTTTGTCCTACAAACAAACTAACCCATTATTAACCCCGGTTGTCTGGTCCCTAAATCCCGTCTTTTCgtctaaaatatttctaaatctggGCAACCGTAATCTAAAGgcaaattaaagttattattaaaaatattctctTCCTCCCAGGTTATAATGATCAACAGAATGTCGTTGCTTTACAACGGAACTAGACAAGCCGTCAAGACAACAGAGCTGACTGAGATCATTTCTGGCGTTGCAGctttagaataaataaattatttggCTCCCAAAAGTTCATTTGTTTCCAtgaaaaataaaccatttatCGTTgatgaataaaatttgtacCCGTGTGTGAGAGTCATTACTTGTAATTGATCAAGAGTTGTAGTTAGGTATCATTGCATGCCatgcaacgacaatcgttttattacgggtgttctatttcgaGCACGCTTCCGTGTTGCCGCATATACAACTTGAATTTTTATTGCATAAACTGAAGTGCTGAGTACAGTTACTATCCTACACGGctacaaacttttttgttgtttgtacTTATATGATTATGTTACCACCTATCTCACTTACTTATTGCTTATTACGCATATACAACTTGAATTTTTATTGCATAAACTGAATGCTTGAGTACAGTTACTATCCTACACGGCTACAAACTTACGTGCGCTTTTGTCGTATACATCAGAACTCTTACAAGGTAAAACGGTTTATTCGACTAATGAATATACAGTTACAGTAAATACAACAGAAACTAATTGTGTATGCAGTAGTACCGACACAGTCTACTTATGTAGGGTAAGCAAGcttgaatttttaaactttgaataTTAATAGGTTCTTCTGGCATTGAAATTCAAAGGCCTTACTTTCATATCAACGTATTTGAACGAATATCTTGAATTACTGGTCGAGTCTGACAATTTATACCATGTACCCCAATATATACCGTTTTGAACCCCCTTGTAAGGCCCAGTGTAATAATTTCCGTTTAAATTCGCAGCAAAGCAAGCGTTAAACCACCAGCCTGATCTATAGTAACGGCCACAGTTGCCCAATGCGTAACCGTCGTTGTCGCGATCAAATGTTGTGAACGGTTGGAGATGATGATTGTAATTCTCGCTGTagagataaaacaaaaatacgtTTCAATTATTTGCTTGGGCAACACTTACACATCTATTTCTccagtttataaataaatgtaactaatttatccgCGGGTGTGGCGGATAACAGTCGACACTCGATTTAACACGAGTGTTGTTTCTTAAACCTTGCGTCTGCTTATGTGTAACCGTATATATAATTGACAATTTAGTCAACCCATAACtggtttttatttgacacttttctTCAAATGGTTTTTATCCATACCgcattttaacgactgtcgatttgTAGCTAATTCCCCTTTCCTCGTTGTATTGATAATTTTACCTTCGCCACTGTATTTGCATAGACAAATAAATGTTACGTTCTACCCACCCATAGTTTAACGCATCTCCAGCGGTTCCTATATACCGCTTAGCAATCAGTTGATAATTCTTCCCTTCCGATCTGATTCTAAATACACCATAGTTGGCGTAATGACTAACGTCGTCCCAATCAGTGAGATTGATACGTAGCTCCATACGTCGGCTCCTGAATAGAAGTCACAGAGTTAAGTCATTTACAGTTCAGAACACTCTCGTCTCAAGATTGTTACGAGATATAggcgtttaatttttttttaaattatgcatTTGACTAATAATTGTTTATCGCGAGGGAAGAGTTTCTCTTATTGTTGGTAAATCGACATATAGCTTTGAAATCAAAATCAACGTGTCCAATTACTAGTCGCAATTGAGCCACCATCCACTATAGTTTGCGTGgccatttatttcatttaacgTTTCCAGTGATTGGAGCTACACgtcttttattaaacttacttATTGCTagtatacctatatatataggtCTTATATtgaacttttttgttgtttgtacTTATATGATTATGTTACCACCTATCTCACTTACTTATTGCTTGTACTTATATGATGCATCTTTTCCAAACCAATCCAATGGTCAGCGTTAATATCACCAAATCCATTCTTGTAAGATTTCCAACCTTTAGAAAAGTTGACGATACCGTCTATTCTGTGACGTAATGTATGACGTTATATGACATAATAGTTATAATACgggtaatgttttgtttcttacacttcgtgctcgcttacgagttaccaagtataacTTCGTGCCGTGTTTAAACGTCTTAAAAAGGCacacacatacgcctacaatggttgcaacgtcgagcctcgaactcCCCCCTGTGCTAACCACTGTTCCACGGTCTCAGACCCACGAAGTTTACGTGTCGTTGATAGTTATTCAATCATTcataatttgtaaacaaagttatttaataTTCTACCTTCTTTGTAACATGGTCCACCCTCCACCGTCAGTGTCCATATCGCAATATACTGTCCACGTTACTTTGGTACCTGGCCTGATGTCATAAACACCACTTTGACGTACACCTCTTGCGTATAATTCAGCACAGTCGTATGGTAGACCTGAGTCGGTATTTTATGATCTTAATTTGagtaactcgacagcgagtatgaggtgtataaactaTGAATACagcatcatgtgtgtctggcgTATAAAAAGACAACCATTTTATAACTACCCAGCGAGCATGGTGGGTACAGCCTACATGACTTGGATACATAAATTGTGCCTGGCACGTAAGACGCCTATATGTAGACAATGAGAATGAGgtataaaacttactttcagTCTGGCCATCTTGTACGGGGGTTGGATTTGTAGCTCTCAATATTCTACTTGTAAATTCCATACCCTCTGTTTCGTTCGTAGCATATCCATCTCTAATGTTCACACCAGACCCTtcactgtatatatagttaGGTTGCGTAACTTCAACTGCGTGGGTGACGGTTGTTGACGTAAACATGGCTTTATTATTCTCGTGCGTGACGTCAGatcgtgatgacgtcacttgaCTTCTTGTGGTCGATCTGGtctctaaaatattaaagctCGTGATAGGAAATAAATATACAGGTTATCTCCCACCTACTATAAAATTCATGGCTTTAGCACAAACTTATACCTTGCGTCTCGTCTTCCGTATAGACTTGCTCTACTCCAGTAACCCGGTCGGTAGTTTCCACTGTTCGTGTGACGTCTTCTTCCGCCTAAAGTTTAACACACGGGATAAGTTATGCAAATGTATGAAcgaaacatatttatcctcgcgtggtgggcaatgtagcagtcgttataaaacaggttctgttttatacacatcgtTCCCGCTTATGGAATGCAACATACGTAACCTTGTGCCTGATTGCTTTTTGGGGATATTTTTCTCTAGGTATAAAACATGCGTTCaagtacaatatatattgttataatatcCTACCTCTTCCGCATCGTCGTCATTCTCTTGTGATCTCGTATACTCGGCGAAAGAGACGCGCTCACAGCACGTTCTACACAACATCATCTGTGGTCCTTTACTACTTTCAACGGCGCCCTGAAtagtaaagttaaatttacaaacaacaactaacagattttgtttatttttggaattttaatattttatagaatTCTTACAGGCTTAGTTATACCCCGTTACAATAACATAAGTtgagtatatagtaggatgggggaagacgggacaccttttcattctattttctcctacattttggtagtaaacaaagaacattcgaggaattataaaaccttgttctctcgactttcatagaccgttgttaattgtttaaaacacgaccaggatatttatatattttgtgtaaaggtgtcccatcttcccccactctattatattaaaattcaaaaatattttttttaataaataaatttttttttagaatcggtaccgctgagGTCCAGTTGGTACTACAGTGCCCAAATTTTTGGTAGTAGCACGCGTCATCACCTTGGTTCACAAATAAATTGTGCTTATTGAACTACCATAAACTTTTCTAGGCTACAAATAACATAACTAAAGTTTTAACgtataaacattttgtatGGAACGTTTTCAATGTAGGgtcgtaataaatttggaccgggtggtcattgtatttttatttagctgttgcgcatgcgcagtagcgtctcggcgcatgcgcaatagagcccggtaaaaatatattaatcggaacgaatatattacgACACCGGCGTCGTAATAGgactttctgttgtttttgccATGTACGtcacaacaaatataaagaCCTAATTTATTGCGACTTTTCGTTGAAAACAGTTCTTTACACACCCCTTCTCTCTTGTTTTCCTGATTGGTTGGCGGGaaaaaacaagatttgtttttattttatcagaGAATCAGAAAGCACAGCATcgtaaagttttatgttttttacataCGAAGTAAAGCtggaaaatattgtatattacaACAGTGACGGTTTATTACAACTAAAAGgattgttcatttttttgttaacttttatGATTCAGAAACGTGTACAACttttatcaattaaaacaatcaagATGGCAAggaaaagtcaaaaaaacaaagaaaatgagGAACAAgagaaacagaaaaaaatagaagCTGTTGTTGAAAACTATGACACTGAAGGTGAACTTATAAgtgtacaaagtatttttttatgcaaaattgAGGTAATCTTATTTCTATTATATACACATTaacacatgggactatacgaagaagggtaatcctttagctggtggccacctgaaattttggtttcaaaatgttctatagccctcactgatacctgctgtctaattttttttttaaaaaagtcgggcgttcgtgtcgaaaattaactttaaaaatgcgcaaaaacatgctgtgtcaccgtaattcgtctgatttgcgTNNNNNNNNNNNNNNNNNNNNNNNNNNNNNNNNNNNNNNNNNNNNNNNNNNNNNNNNNNNNNNNNNNNNNNNNNNNNNNNNNNNNNNNNNNNNNNNNNNNNNNNNNNNNNNNNNNNNNNNNNNNNNATTTCCAACCTTTAGAAAAGTTGACGATACCGTCTATTCTGTGACGTAATGTATGACGTTATATGACATAATAGTTATAATACgggtaatgttttgtttcttacacttcgtgctcgcttacgagttaccaagtataacTTCGTGCCGTGTTTAAACGTCTTAAAAAGGCacacacatacgcctacaatggttgcaatgtcgagcctcgaactcCCCCCTGTGCTAACCACTGTTCCACGGTCTCAGACCAACGAAGTTTACGTGTTATCTGGCTGTCGTTGATAGTTATTCAATCATTcataatttgtaaacaaagttatttaataTTCTACCTTCTTTGTAACATGGTCCACCCTCCACCGTCAGTGTCCATATCGCAATATACTGTCCACGTTACTTTGGTACCTGGCCTGATGTCATAAACACCACTTTGACGTACACCTCTTGCGTATAATTCAGCACAGTCGTATGGTAGACCTGAGTCGGTATTTTATGATCTTAATTTGagtaactcgacagcgagtatgaggtgtataaactaTGAATACagcatcatgtgtgtctggcgTATAAAAAGACAACCATTTTATAACTACCCAGCGAGCATGGTGGGTACAGCCTACATGACTTGGATACATAAATTGTGCCTGGCACGTAAGACGCCTATATGTAGACAATGAGAATGAGgtataaaacttactttcagTCTGGCCATCTTGTACGGGGGTTGGATTTGTAGCTCTCAATATTCTACTTGTAAATTCCATACCCTCTGTTTCGTTCGTAGCATATCCATCTCTAATGTTCACACCAGACCCTtcactgtatatatagttaGGTTGCGTAACTTCAACTGCGTGGGTGACGGTTGTTGACGTAAACATGGCGTCATTATTCTCGTGCGTGACGTCAGatcgtgatgacgtcacttgaCTTCTTGTGGTCGATCTGGtctctaaaatattaaagctCGTGATAGGAAATAAATATACAGGTTATCTCCCACCTACTATAAAATTCATGGCTTTAGCACAAACTTATACCTTGCGTCTCGTCTTCCGTATAGACTTGCTCTACTCCAGTAACCCGGTCGGTAGTTTCCACTGTTCGTGTGACGTCTTCTTCCGCCTAAAGTTTAACACACGGGATAAGTTATGCAAATGTATGAAcgaaacatatttatcctcgcgtggtgggcaatgtagcagtcgttataaaacaggttctgttttatacacatcgtTCCCGCTTATGGAATGCAACATACGTAACCTTGTGCCTGATTGCTTTTTGGGGATATTTTTCTCTAGGTATAAAACATGCGTTCaagtacaatatatattgttataatatcCCACCTCTTCCGCATCGTCGTCATTCTCTTGTGATCTCGTATACTCGGCGAAAGAGACGCGCTCACAGCACGTTCTACACAACATCATCTGTGGTCCTTTACTACTTTCAACGGCGCCCTGAAtagtaaagttaaatttacaaacaacaactaacagattttgtttatttttggaattttaatattttatagaatTCTTACAGGCTTAGTTATACCCCGTTACAATAACATAAGTtgagtatatagtaggatgggggaagacgggacaccttttcattctattttctcctacattttggtagtaaacaaagaacattcgaggaattataaaaccttgttctctcgactttcatagaccgttgttaattgtttaaaacacgaccaggatatttatatattttgtgctaaaggtgtcccatcttcccccaccccactatatatatatacctcatCAACAGCTGGCGTAGATAAAGCCTCCTCCGTATCCGGTTGGTCGTCAactgtaaacataaaacaagtaTATCATTGGGAAGTATATCGGTCGTATATAAGGTAGTCTTGGTGTTAATAAAGTAATGGGTCAAATATGGCAGAAATCCTATGTTTTTGAACAAGGATCTGCCccgtatataatatagtatcAGTAAATTGTGGTTTCTTACATTACGTTTTAGGAGCGCATAGAGGACCAGTCGGCTTATATCCTATGTACGTGCGTACCGTTAGGTTATATGATATGACAACAATAAACttgggaaatttaaaaaaatatctatcTCGGTTTAATATCCCCCGCCGCACTAATTATTACTATACAGCCTAATTATAATAGCATAGACATTACACCTGTATCTGATGTCCGTCCTCCAGAACAAGCTGCTGATATCTGTTCAATCCTCGCTATCAGTTTGCTTTCCATTCCCTTCAATGTTTGCTGCAATGATTCTTGCAATTCCAAAATCCTTTGTTCAAAGTTGGATTGCTTTTGTTCGTTTCTTTCAACTTCAATCCTTGACTTTGGTCTTGGCGTTGTGAGCTTTCCCATTCTTACTAGAAGCGCGATCGAGTCTTCGTCTTCATTGTCGCTTTCATGGTCATTCGCCGCACTAATCATTGTTCTATTAATCGCTGTCAGCGTTTGAGTTGTTTTAGTCTCCAATACGCGTACGCTATTCGAAAGAGCCGTCATTTTTTCAGTAAACCCAACTTCCAGCCTGGTCAAGTCTTTAGTAACATTCGATAGCAAGCCTTGGCTTCTTCTAACCCAAGCTGCTTGGTTGTCTCGGATGATTTCAAGGTTCATTCCCAGCCTTGAGCATTCTGCCGCGAAGTTACCACCCCCACGGTTGGCACTGAACATCTGGGCGAATTCACCAACTATATCAAATGAAGGAACGTTTACTTTGTACCGACATGACCCATCGTCGTCACAGTTTCGTCCGACTCTCATAGCGCACGAAGCAGCTTCGTTAGCTGCAGCATCATTTGTAGCAAGTGGGGAAGTTGGGTCGCCATTAACTAGCAAATGATTGAATGGTGATTGAAGTGTCAGAATtgacaatatataaataggaATGGACAGCATTATAACCTGCCTTATAGTGTATTGACCCCTGCATGGAAAAAGATGTATATGAAAATAGACAAACTGGTACATTTAACGGTAAGTCAACGAAGTGTTAAACTGGTACATTTAACGGTAAGTCAACGAAGCCGTATAAATAGTCAAACTATAACTAAAAGTGCTCATTCGCATACTGCAATAGTTTCAGCAATACGACTGTGGGCATAGCAACTACTGATGTTATAATCTGTACTAACCGCTATACCTGCGTTTGCTTTATTAACTACGTAATATACATACTACCTTGTAAgttggtacgaggtgtataaacacccgcgttataccgactgtcatgttccggccacgcgaggataaaaaagtaagttacaagtTATAAGTTATTCCACATTGTACAGTACATGAAGCGTTTATATAGAGCGGACTTTACCATCCGTTCAATCCACATTACTGGCTATAAGTTGAGCTTAGCATCTTAATACTGATGGCCGCAGGATGTATTGCTGTCTGTACATACAAACCTAATCTTCACCCGATCTCTGCACATTGTTTACATTAAGTTAAGCCATCTATACAGTTTAAGTTAAAAACTCAAtgtgtttttgaaatattttagaataGCTGACTAGAAATAAatctgcaataaaacatatcGTTCAAAATATATACCTTGTTTAAAAGCAGCATTTATAAAGGTTTACACTGGTGCTTTTTTTGCAACAcgccaattttttaaatatataggtataaattacttttttttattccaaacaGGCCAGTTCCTAACATTTATAACTACCCAGGCCCTCAATAGTCCAAGCATTCATATGCTCTACTAACGGGTTGTCGCCAGCTTATATATAGGCCATTTAAAATGTGTCTGTTCAGATCAAAGTTAGGGCCCAACGAGCCCAAAGCTAAATGCCTAAAGCTCAATATACgtaattgttatatataatgcATTGTTTTCTGCCCGCTACACGAAGTGACGTAAAACGCTACAAGCTTAATTTAAACGGAATCAGGTAATCTACATCGGCCTGTGACGCCAATTTCAAACACTGTGGCAAATTTTTAACCGCCGACACTTTTTCAAATccgatttattttaaagaaagtcGTGCTCAATGTCGCTTTAAAGTAAACACCATGTATGTATGctgtattcatgcacctcatgctttcatacactgtcgagttattacatggtatcttcttatacaccggaGTCTTATGCACTACAATACGAATATGTTATACTCACTCCATTACACCAAAATActcaataaaacttttatattccTGCTATACCCGGCTTACAGTTATTACTATTAAACATTCCCACGCTGTATAAACTTTCTATTAATAACTTTCCTAATATTCCCCGACCCAGCACTATAGGGAATTGTGATTAACACGACGCCACCGTTTTACCACTGTGGCTAAAATAGGAAACCGTAGTTTTGTTGTCATGTTTACGCAAAGTTTGAGCCGCAAACACGTACATCGACTCTGTGATGTAAGATCGTAATATATTCTTATCAACAATTATGTAGGAGGGTGTTGTGTCCGAATGTAAATTTTTAGACCTACttaattaatataacataatgttgtatttaaacgCATAAGTACCATGCTATATTTGGATCATATATCCGAACCTGTGCtcatttttgaattttatacaataagtgttatatataatataaaaatacgcATGTGTCAAACACGCAATCTCTTGTGCCTTTCCAAATGTCCTGCGCGCAATTTTGCTAAGTTTGACAGTTTTACCGCGTGTTTGATTATGCTGCTCTATTCTCCTTATGGCATAGTGAATGCCCGCACTCGAAACTTCTAAAGTGAAGCAGAAGAAACTGAAGCCAGGGTTTTAAACCGCGCTGTCCCAACATTGAGGTGTCGTGTTATTAGCATAGGGTTGATCAAACTCTAGCCTTGGTGTTACTTACCGCATGTCCCAAGTTCATTACGTCAGCGACGTTTGATGTTGACGctttctttattgttttgacTGAGATCTGGCACGCGAGACATCGCATCTACCTGCGACATTAGATTGGCGGTTTTTTGAACGTTGTTTACGAATCTTCTTTACAGCGCCGTTGCTCAGTGGTTAGATCGTTTGCAATTTAGTGGTCACTataaatgggttgtccaaattattagccacacataaaaaaaattaaacaataatcacctacaaactAACGTATACTTAGTTACTCGTAATagctggcaagaggtgtatgaacgcccatattataacgactgtcgttttctggccacgcaaAGTTAAAGTAAGTTGCACTCTGCCATAACTGGCGGTCTAAAGTTGTCCAAAAAAGCATTCCCAGCAATTTgcatatgtggtaaagtaGCCGGGCAATGacgtaataacacgggtgttctgtttcatactcgTCGCCGTTTCCGAGTTACCACGTAGGCTATGTGACTTTTTAGATGATTACTTCTGCCTTTAACGGTTTGCTATACAATTTATTGCCTTATTCGTGATTGTTTTAGGCGTGAGACCGGCTC
It includes:
- the fibrn gene encoding fibrinogen-like protein (The RefSeq protein has 7 substitutions compared to this genomic sequence), translated to MLSVPIYILSILTLQSPFNHLLVNGDPTSPPATNDAAANEAASCAMRVGRNCDDDGSCRYKVNVPSFDIVGEFAQMFSANRGGGNFAAECSRLGMNLEIIRDNQAAWVRRSQGLLSNVTKDLTRLEVGFTEKLTALSNSVRVLETKTTQTLTAINRTMISAANDHESDNEDEDSIALLVRMGKLTTPRPKSRIEVERNEQKQSNFEQRILELQESLQQTLKGMESKLIARIEQISAACSGGRTSDTVDDQPDTEEALSTPAVDEGAVESSKGPQMMLCRTCCERVSFAEYTRSQENDDDAKEAEEDVTRTVETTDRVTGVEQVYTEDETQETRSTTRSQVTSSRSDVTHENNEAMFTSTTVTHAVEVTQPNYIYSEGSGVNIRDGYATNETEGIEFTSRILRATNPTPVQDGQTESLPYDCAELYARGVRQSGVYDIRPGTKVTWTVYCDMDTDGGGWTMLQRRIDGIVNFSKGWKSYKNGFGDINADHWIGLEKMHHISTSNKSRRMELRINLTDWDDVSHYANYGVFRIRSEGKNYQLIAKRYTGTAGDALNYGENYNHHLQPFTTFDRDNDGYALGNCGRYYRSGWWFNACFAANLNGNYYTGPYKGVQNGIYWGTWYKLSDSTSNSRYSFKYVDMKVRPLNFNARRTY